One genomic window of Blastopirellula retiformator includes the following:
- a CDS encoding 3-keto-disaccharide hydrolase gives MSRLMPFRVLFSLLLLTCVSILLAGPAYTDTEKAGEDYDVQGEYEGVLGPDKVKIAAQVIAKGKGKFHAIGMPGGLPGDGLKPDEKKVEADGEREGEMVVFRTTTENGDEVRAEIKDGVMTVFGGDNQKVMELAKVFRESPTIGAKPPMGAVVLFDGTNLDAWMNAKMTEDGRMQQGATSKQLFDDHTIHLEFLLPFMPEDNGQARGNSGLYLQGRYEVQMLDSFGLSGENNECGGIYELKKPDVNMCLPPLRWQTYDIDFTAAKYGDDGKVKSAPRITVKHNGVLIHDDVQLPADKTTRAAPVAAGKEPGPVYLQNHGNPVRYRNIWVKTK, from the coding sequence ATGTCACGCCTAATGCCATTTCGCGTCCTCTTTTCGTTGCTGTTGCTCACTTGCGTCTCGATCTTGCTGGCTGGACCTGCCTATACCGATACGGAAAAAGCAGGCGAAGACTATGACGTGCAAGGCGAATATGAAGGCGTGCTCGGACCTGACAAAGTGAAGATCGCCGCGCAGGTGATCGCCAAGGGGAAGGGAAAGTTTCATGCCATCGGCATGCCTGGTGGGCTGCCGGGCGACGGACTGAAGCCCGACGAAAAGAAGGTCGAAGCGGATGGCGAGCGTGAAGGGGAGATGGTCGTCTTTCGCACCACGACCGAAAACGGGGACGAAGTGCGGGCCGAAATCAAGGATGGCGTGATGACCGTCTTCGGCGGCGATAACCAGAAAGTGATGGAGCTGGCGAAGGTCTTTCGCGAAAGTCCAACCATCGGCGCCAAGCCGCCCATGGGCGCCGTCGTGTTGTTTGACGGAACGAACCTGGACGCCTGGATGAACGCCAAGATGACCGAAGATGGTCGGATGCAGCAAGGCGCCACCAGCAAGCAACTGTTCGACGATCACACGATCCATCTCGAATTCCTGCTCCCGTTCATGCCGGAAGATAACGGCCAGGCCCGCGGCAATAGCGGCCTGTATCTGCAAGGTCGGTACGAAGTGCAAATGCTCGACTCGTTTGGCCTCTCGGGCGAAAACAACGAATGCGGTGGGATCTACGAATTGAAGAAGCCCGACGTCAACATGTGTCTGCCGCCGCTGCGGTGGCAAACCTACGACATCGACTTCACCGCCGCCAAGTACGGCGATGATGGGAAGGTGAAGAGTGCACCACGGATCACGGTCAAGCACAACGGCGTTCTGATCCATGACGACGTCCAGCTGCCTGCCGACAAGACGACGCGAGCCGCCCCAGTCGCCGCCGGCAAAGAGCCAGGCCCGGTCTATCTGCAGAACCACGGCAACCCGGTCCGCTATCGTAATATCTGGGTAAAGACCAAATAG
- a CDS encoding vWA domain-containing protein, with amino-acid sequence MPLFRCSFWLLSLGLALFVGCDGVGIRNPFAKPAPVAKQPAAPKPAASPGTKKPDPVAARKAREAEARGTMIRTASMRGGKTSGGGAMESRLDVHDAISRVGDDLKNTVEYSPALVVWMVDTTQSASALKRGFQEAAAKMYQDLGPALAGKSADQLTSAVVAIGGAQPQFLIDAPTSNLAAVRDQINKLPSDDSGAEPIFAAVDQALDKYGKFRSQNREVAVVIVTDEAGDDQDKVDAVIAKAKPLGVKIHAIGVPAPFGRNAGAMQTSENRRDGMPAIVQGPETRRLQRANIDFMSAGFGSQEIDSGFGPFALNYLCRATGGAYLIVRSSSLGSWPGNANVYGSEYRRKYPPQYISAEQYQQMLAENKALAALDAVAYLPQSGALTAPATNFRAGDEAALKRSLDSAQRLPARLAPPIEAVYNRLSDAEGDRDKITDPRWRASFDLALGRAAAAKARTDGYNQMLALLKGGRKFEDPSHDTWILQPADSLSEAGSRLEKVRKQAVESLQRVIDENPDSPWAELARRELENPIGWQWTEA; translated from the coding sequence ATGCCGCTGTTCCGCTGCTCTTTCTGGCTCTTGTCGCTTGGTCTGGCCCTGTTTGTTGGCTGCGATGGCGTGGGAATTCGTAATCCGTTCGCGAAACCGGCCCCGGTCGCCAAACAACCGGCCGCGCCGAAGCCAGCCGCTTCGCCGGGTACGAAAAAGCCCGATCCGGTCGCCGCACGAAAGGCTCGTGAAGCGGAAGCTCGCGGCACGATGATTCGGACCGCGTCGATGCGCGGCGGCAAAACGTCGGGCGGCGGCGCCATGGAAAGTCGCCTGGATGTGCACGACGCTATCTCCCGCGTCGGGGATGACCTGAAGAACACGGTCGAATATTCACCAGCCCTGGTGGTGTGGATGGTCGACACCACGCAATCGGCCTCGGCCTTGAAACGGGGCTTCCAGGAAGCGGCCGCCAAGATGTACCAAGACCTCGGACCGGCGCTGGCCGGCAAGTCAGCGGACCAACTAACTTCGGCCGTTGTGGCGATTGGCGGCGCACAGCCGCAGTTCCTGATCGACGCGCCGACTTCGAATCTGGCCGCGGTCCGCGATCAAATCAACAAACTCCCGAGCGACGACAGCGGCGCCGAGCCGATCTTCGCCGCCGTTGATCAAGCGCTCGACAAGTATGGCAAGTTTCGATCGCAAAACCGAGAAGTTGCGGTTGTGATCGTCACCGACGAGGCAGGCGACGACCAGGACAAGGTCGACGCAGTCATCGCGAAGGCGAAGCCGCTGGGTGTGAAGATCCATGCGATCGGCGTTCCCGCGCCCTTTGGCCGTAACGCAGGAGCGATGCAGACATCCGAAAATCGTCGCGACGGCATGCCGGCGATCGTCCAAGGTCCCGAGACCCGGCGGTTGCAGCGGGCCAACATCGACTTCATGTCGGCCGGATTTGGCTCGCAGGAAATCGACAGCGGATTCGGACCGTTCGCCCTCAACTACCTTTGTCGCGCGACCGGCGGCGCCTACTTGATCGTCCGCTCCAGTTCGCTCGGCTCGTGGCCAGGCAACGCCAACGTCTACGGCAGCGAATACCGCCGCAAGTATCCGCCGCAATACATCTCGGCCGAGCAGTATCAGCAAATGCTGGCCGAAAACAAGGCGCTGGCGGCGCTGGACGCGGTCGCTTACCTGCCGCAAAGTGGCGCCCTGACCGCCCCGGCCACCAACTTCCGCGCCGGTGACGAAGCGGCGTTAAAGCGGAGCCTCGATTCGGCCCAGCGACTGCCGGCTCGACTCGCTCCGCCGATCGAAGCGGTCTACAACCGTTTGAGCGACGCCGAAGGAGACCGCGACAAGATCACCGACCCACGGTGGCGAGCCAGCTTTGATCTCGCCCTGGGTCGCGCCGCCGCGGCGAAGGCCCGCACCGACGGTTACAACCAGATGCTCGCGCTGCTAAAAGGTGGCCGCAAGTTTGAGGACCCCAGTCACGATACCTGGATCTTGCAACCGGCCGACTCGCTGTCCGAGGCGGGCAGTCGACTCGAGAAAGTCCGGAAGCAGGCGGTTGAATCGCTGCAACGCGTGATCGACGAAAACCCCGATTCCCCCTGGGCCGAACTGGCCCGGCGTGAGCTGGAGAATCCGATCGGCTGGCAATGGACCGAAGCGTAA
- a CDS encoding 3-hydroxyacyl-ACP dehydratase FabZ family protein, whose translation MRFTLIDRITDLVPGERIVATKCLSLAEEYLQDHFPLFPVMPGVLMLEAMTQTSAWLIRASEDFMHSVVILHEARNVKYADFVEPGEVLTVTSELVKQEGRLTTFKVKGTVAGNPAVSAKLVLDRYNLGGDEKSSSDRHAIVNSRELFDLLYPEASRV comes from the coding sequence ATGCGATTCACCCTGATTGATCGAATTACCGATCTGGTTCCGGGCGAGCGAATTGTCGCGACCAAGTGCCTGTCCCTCGCCGAAGAGTATTTGCAAGATCACTTTCCGCTCTTTCCGGTTATGCCGGGCGTGTTGATGCTGGAAGCGATGACGCAAACCAGTGCGTGGTTGATTCGCGCGTCGGAGGATTTCATGCATAGCGTGGTAATCCTGCACGAAGCGCGTAACGTCAAGTACGCCGACTTCGTCGAACCTGGGGAAGTATTGACGGTGACGTCAGAGCTGGTCAAGCAAGAAGGACGCTTGACCACCTTCAAAGTCAAAGGAACCGTGGCAGGCAACCCGGCGGTCAGCGCCAAGCTGGTGCTGGATCGCTACAACCTCGGCGGCGACGAGAAAAGCTCGTCGGACCGACACGCCATCGTCAACTCAAGAGAATTATTCGACCTACTGTACCCTGAAGCGAGCCGCGTTTAG
- a CDS encoding alpha/beta fold hydrolase, giving the protein MQGQRIPIGEVTLNVVIQGEGEPVLLAHGFPLDHSMWEAQINVLAAEGYQVIAPDLRGFGKSDPAKDKTTMSQFADDLSRLLAKLNVTKPVTFCGLSMGGYIAWQFFLRHRARLARLILCDTRANDDDENVARGRLVMAAEVERFGLEKAPGTMLPKLLGPVTLEKNEAVVEALRATILRQDPAGVAAAQRGMAERQNVVDVLPTIDVPTLLICGDADAITPPEVMQEMAAAIPGAEYAEIAHAGHMAPMERAVETNTAMLDFLKST; this is encoded by the coding sequence ATGCAAGGCCAGCGAATTCCGATCGGCGAAGTAACCCTGAATGTCGTCATCCAGGGAGAAGGAGAGCCTGTTCTGCTGGCCCACGGGTTTCCGCTTGATCACTCGATGTGGGAAGCGCAGATCAACGTCTTGGCCGCGGAAGGGTACCAGGTGATTGCCCCTGACTTGCGCGGCTTTGGCAAGAGCGACCCCGCCAAAGACAAGACGACGATGAGCCAGTTCGCCGACGATTTGTCGCGGCTGCTCGCGAAACTGAACGTAACCAAGCCGGTCACCTTCTGCGGGCTCTCGATGGGGGGTTACATTGCCTGGCAGTTCTTCCTGCGGCATCGGGCTCGTCTGGCTCGCCTGATTTTGTGCGACACGCGGGCCAATGACGATGACGAGAACGTGGCTCGCGGGCGATTGGTGATGGCGGCCGAAGTGGAACGGTTCGGGCTCGAGAAGGCGCCCGGCACGATGCTGCCGAAGCTACTGGGGCCGGTAACGCTCGAAAAGAACGAGGCGGTCGTCGAAGCGCTGCGAGCGACGATTTTACGGCAAGATCCGGCCGGCGTCGCCGCTGCGCAACGCGGAATGGCCGAACGTCAGAACGTGGTCGACGTGCTGCCGACGATTGACGTGCCGACGCTGCTAATCTGCGGTGACGCGGATGCAATCACGCCGCCGGAAGTGATGCAGGAAATGGCGGCCGCGATCCCCGGCGCCGAGTATGCCGAGATCGCCCATGCCGGCCACATGGCCCCGATGGAACGAGCGGTAGAGACCAACACGGCGATGCTCGACTTTTTGAAGTCGACTTAG
- a CDS encoding DUF2207 domain-containing protein: MYGWQPFRAIVIAIAIAATPLLLQATDDDNLPSKETIHSYDVEIHIQEDSKLRVIETIEVTALGRDIRRGIFRDVPIYSFPYPGIRKKHELQVLSATRNGEPEKFRVEEPDENRPYDDRVYLGDAGINLNKGTYRYTIEYVTDNWLYHGNVDDELYWNVTGNFWNFPIERSSVTIHLPADFPADEVTTAAWTGADGAVEQAWRQLDAPQGVIKLETTAPLAKKEGWTVSVKFPTGAIHFPPSSEMYAQLLDANTDLMLTLLTIVCSIGVYVVGWIMVGRDPAPGAVMVQDSPPAEISPASARYVSQMGFDNTCLATALVYAETLGALKLGRSQIGDYSATKTKDYDLSHLPPDIEVLLLGLFDDSDKITFRKSNHRQIRFALDNFKTTLAAAHKGTHFVVNIWWTLWGVSISVVGMLMAILSTPNYAIGLFFTFWLSFWTMGVFFLGAMVITSWKAVFDRNRLAIQRGMMLIPALFSTAFATPFFIAEVVVLGIFAHEVSPFIPFGVILLVILGWLFYRLMKRPTHEGRVLLDELDGYRIWLEGEFIRQVQYASTPEEGATLFDERLPWAMALGLSDGWYQQLGERVLEASHFQSNVHHSPTRSLFGVGSPRPGMFTGAALAGALGGAVSSSSTSPSKGGSSGGGGSSGGGGGGGGGGGW; this comes from the coding sequence ATGTACGGCTGGCAACCCTTTCGAGCGATCGTGATCGCAATCGCCATCGCAGCGACACCGCTCCTGTTGCAGGCGACCGACGACGACAACCTGCCGAGCAAAGAAACGATCCACAGCTACGACGTCGAGATCCATATTCAAGAAGACTCGAAGCTGCGCGTCATCGAAACGATCGAAGTCACCGCGCTGGGACGAGACATCCGCCGGGGCATCTTTCGTGACGTTCCGATCTACAGCTTTCCGTATCCCGGTATACGTAAGAAACACGAGTTGCAAGTTCTCAGCGCCACGCGCAACGGCGAACCCGAGAAGTTTCGGGTCGAAGAACCGGACGAAAATCGCCCCTACGACGATCGTGTTTATCTGGGCGATGCAGGGATCAACCTGAACAAGGGAACCTATCGCTACACCATCGAGTACGTCACCGACAACTGGCTCTATCACGGCAATGTTGACGACGAACTCTATTGGAACGTTACCGGAAACTTCTGGAATTTTCCGATCGAGCGGTCGAGCGTCACGATCCATCTGCCGGCCGATTTTCCGGCCGACGAAGTGACGACTGCAGCCTGGACCGGCGCCGACGGCGCAGTCGAACAGGCCTGGCGGCAACTCGACGCTCCGCAGGGAGTGATCAAGCTCGAAACGACCGCCCCACTCGCCAAGAAGGAAGGCTGGACCGTCTCGGTCAAATTTCCGACTGGCGCGATCCATTTTCCGCCCTCAAGCGAAATGTACGCCCAACTTCTCGACGCCAACACCGACCTGATGCTGACGCTGCTGACGATCGTCTGCTCGATCGGCGTCTACGTGGTCGGTTGGATCATGGTGGGTCGCGATCCGGCGCCTGGCGCGGTGATGGTGCAAGATAGTCCGCCGGCAGAGATTTCTCCTGCGTCGGCCCGCTATGTTAGTCAGATGGGATTCGACAACACCTGCCTGGCGACGGCGCTCGTCTACGCCGAAACGCTTGGCGCCCTCAAGCTGGGGCGCAGCCAGATCGGGGATTACAGCGCCACCAAAACCAAAGACTACGATCTATCGCACCTTCCGCCCGACATCGAAGTCCTGTTGCTCGGTTTGTTCGACGACTCTGACAAGATCACCTTCCGCAAATCAAACCACCGGCAAATCCGGTTTGCGCTCGACAACTTCAAAACGACGCTCGCCGCCGCCCACAAGGGAACGCACTTTGTGGTGAACATCTGGTGGACGCTGTGGGGCGTATCGATCTCGGTCGTCGGTATGTTGATGGCGATCCTGTCGACGCCCAACTACGCCATCGGTTTGTTCTTCACCTTCTGGCTCTCCTTCTGGACGATGGGGGTCTTCTTCCTGGGCGCGATGGTCATTACTTCGTGGAAAGCGGTTTTCGACCGCAACAGACTGGCGATTCAGCGCGGCATGATGTTGATTCCCGCCCTGTTCTCCACCGCATTCGCCACGCCGTTTTTCATTGCCGAGGTGGTCGTGCTGGGGATCTTCGCCCATGAAGTTAGCCCCTTCATTCCGTTTGGCGTCATCCTACTGGTCATCCTCGGTTGGCTCTTCTATCGCTTGATGAAACGCCCTACGCACGAAGGGCGCGTACTGCTGGATGAGCTTGACGGATATCGCATCTGGCTCGAAGGGGAGTTCATTCGCCAGGTGCAGTATGCGTCGACTCCGGAGGAAGGGGCGACGTTGTTCGATGAACGTCTTCCCTGGGCGATGGCGCTGGGCCTGTCGGACGGTTGGTACCAACAACTGGGCGAGCGAGTGCTCGAAGCGAGCCACTTTCAAAGCAACGTCCACCATTCCCCTACGCGATCTCTGTTTGGCGTCGGCAGTCCCCGTCCCGGCATGTTTACCGGCGCGGCGCTCGCGGGCGCACTTGGCGGCGCCGTTTCTTCCTCTTCGACCAGCCCCAGCAAAGGGGGCAGCAGCGGCGGAGGGGGTTCTTCCGGCGGCGGCGGAGGTGGCGGAGGAGGCGGCGGCTGGTAA
- a CDS encoding glycosyltransferase, translating into MNILLFPVGSYGDVHPFIGLAGELKRRNHQVTLYTSEHFRSLAERAEIDYFAVDTEEEYKKAVYDPDIFHPLRGIGAVARNVVLPWQRRHYEIVAQALARGGDAPLVMVGSALSQGLQMAHATFQIPLATIHLQPAVLWSNIHPPKVTGLLPTGPGMPRWWNAGLYRLAERIMIDPVLKGPTNAFRRELGLPPIRGGITQLWHSPQRVIGMFPEWYAPPQADWPANTVLTDFPLWDESELGALNNDVRAFLDAGDPPIIFTPGSAMVHGHKFFEEAIAACQLLDRRGILLTRFPEQLPAQLPSGIRHFSFVPLSQLLPHAAALVYHGGIGTLSQACAAGIPHLIMPLSHDQPDNADRVERLGIGATLYPSQFRARKIAEKLQHLLQSDQTNQACREISARLANPQGVTRTADEIERLLAQDALAET; encoded by the coding sequence GTGAATATCCTCCTCTTCCCAGTCGGCAGCTATGGCGACGTCCATCCGTTTATCGGACTCGCCGGCGAGCTGAAACGTCGCAACCATCAAGTAACGCTCTACACCAGCGAACACTTTCGCTCGCTGGCGGAGCGTGCTGAGATCGACTATTTCGCCGTCGACACCGAAGAGGAATACAAGAAAGCGGTCTACGACCCAGACATCTTTCATCCGTTGCGTGGAATCGGCGCTGTCGCACGAAACGTCGTCCTTCCCTGGCAGCGACGTCATTACGAGATCGTTGCGCAAGCGCTCGCCCGCGGCGGCGACGCTCCGCTGGTGATGGTTGGATCGGCGCTTTCGCAAGGCCTGCAGATGGCGCATGCGACATTTCAAATTCCGCTGGCGACGATTCACCTGCAACCGGCGGTCCTCTGGAGTAACATCCATCCGCCGAAGGTGACGGGGCTATTGCCAACCGGCCCTGGAATGCCGCGTTGGTGGAACGCCGGCCTCTATCGCTTGGCCGAACGGATCATGATCGATCCAGTCCTGAAGGGGCCGACCAACGCGTTTCGTCGCGAGCTGGGGCTACCGCCGATTCGAGGTGGCATCACGCAACTGTGGCACTCGCCGCAAAGAGTGATCGGGATGTTTCCCGAGTGGTACGCGCCGCCGCAAGCGGACTGGCCCGCCAATACGGTCCTGACCGACTTTCCGCTCTGGGACGAGTCGGAGCTGGGAGCGTTGAACAACGATGTTCGCGCGTTTCTCGACGCAGGAGATCCGCCGATCATCTTCACGCCAGGCTCCGCCATGGTGCATGGGCACAAGTTTTTCGAGGAAGCGATCGCCGCTTGCCAACTGCTCGACCGTCGCGGGATTCTGTTGACCCGGTTTCCGGAACAGCTTCCCGCACAGCTCCCCAGCGGGATCCGGCACTTTTCGTTCGTCCCCTTGTCGCAGCTGCTGCCCCACGCGGCGGCGCTGGTCTATCACGGCGGGATCGGCACGCTCTCGCAAGCTTGCGCCGCTGGAATTCCGCATTTGATCATGCCGCTAAGTCATGATCAGCCAGACAATGCGGACCGGGTCGAACGGCTCGGCATCGGGGCGACTCTCTACCCGAGCCAATTCCGGGCTAGAAAAATTGCGGAAAAACTGCAACATCTGTTGCAATCGGACCAGACCAACCAGGCATGCCGCGAGATTTCGGCGCGACTGGCGAATCCCCAGGGAGTGACCCGCACCGCCGACGAAATCGAGCGATTGTTGGCCCAAGACGCCCTGGCCGAAACCTAG
- a CDS encoding acyl carrier protein: MPTEQEVFEKVREALVDALGVDEEEVTPEATMVGDLGAESIDFLDIVFRLEKAFEIEIPRAELFPEDILTSAEYVNDGKVTPAGLAELKARMPFADLSKFEENPQVSEFGNLLTVNDMCKYVESKLA; encoded by the coding sequence ATGCCGACGGAACAAGAAGTCTTCGAGAAGGTTCGCGAGGCCTTGGTCGACGCCCTGGGAGTTGATGAAGAAGAAGTGACTCCGGAAGCGACGATGGTCGGCGACCTCGGCGCGGAATCGATCGACTTCCTCGATATCGTCTTCCGGCTGGAGAAAGCGTTCGAAATCGAAATTCCGCGAGCCGAGCTCTTCCCGGAAGATATCCTGACCAGCGCCGAATACGTCAACGACGGCAAGGTCACCCCGGCCGGTCTGGCCGAACTGAAGGCCCGCATGCCGTTCGCCGACCTGTCGAAGTTCGAAGAGAACCCGCAAGTGTCGGAATTCGGCAACTTGCTGACGGTCAACGACATGTGCAAGTATG
- the ptsP gene encoding phosphoenolpyruvate--protein phosphotransferase, with product MSDLHKGIAVSPGVAVGTAYCILEIFVNPEKTKLEPHEITQELARYETARDQTSSDLSALQSKVESQVGMDEAAIFAAHRTILRDPAFTNKIRHWIVDERMTAQGALHRLLDDYTQLFSRMADPYLQERLNDIRDVIVRLSAYLTDVLNDADGGDGCLHGPLIVVADELLPSQAVALGDADVHGIVTDRGSQTSHAAIIARSRGIPAVSGAAGIASRVKTGDTIVVNGSEGIIVVNPEAEELSAYRKLEREFFDLKDQLAANRDLPSLTACAQTIELMANINNVNDAEAATAMGADGVGLYRTEYLYLTHENVPDEKEQIDIYRNVIESSPNKKVTIRTLDIGGDKTVAYLGHNHNEANPFMGWRSVRLSFEHPEFFMSQIRAILQAGTSIQGSEVRMMFPMITTVEELRKVRSFVRRAQRRLDEEGKPFSQVKVGMMLEVPAAAIVIRSMLDLVDFVSIGSNDLVQYLMAADRDNPKVSSLCQPLAPAVVHTLNDVIRACNMARVPVTLCGEMAGQPRAFILLLGMGLRSFSMSPAFIPTIKQLASQVTIERTESMLARALQMKTTNQVKRYLRMELEDISPDIAKLDTDG from the coding sequence GTGTCAGACCTACACAAGGGGATCGCAGTTTCCCCCGGAGTCGCTGTCGGCACCGCCTACTGCATTCTCGAGATTTTCGTCAATCCTGAAAAGACGAAGCTGGAACCTCACGAAATCACCCAAGAGTTGGCCCGGTACGAAACGGCCCGGGACCAAACCTCGTCGGACCTCAGCGCCCTGCAATCGAAGGTCGAAAGCCAGGTCGGCATGGACGAAGCGGCGATTTTCGCCGCCCACCGCACCATCCTTCGCGATCCCGCGTTCACCAACAAAATCCGTCACTGGATCGTCGACGAGCGGATGACCGCCCAAGGCGCCCTCCATCGTTTGTTGGACGACTATACCCAGCTCTTCTCCCGGATGGCGGATCCCTACCTGCAGGAACGCCTGAACGATATCCGCGACGTAATCGTTCGCCTAAGCGCCTATCTCACCGATGTTCTCAATGACGCTGATGGTGGAGACGGTTGCCTGCATGGCCCGCTGATCGTCGTCGCCGACGAACTGCTCCCCTCTCAGGCCGTCGCCCTGGGAGACGCCGACGTCCATGGCATCGTCACCGATCGCGGCAGTCAAACCAGCCATGCGGCGATCATTGCCCGCAGCCGCGGCATCCCGGCCGTCTCCGGCGCCGCCGGCATTGCATCGCGGGTCAAAACGGGCGACACGATCGTCGTCAACGGCAGCGAAGGGATCATCGTCGTCAATCCCGAAGCGGAAGAGCTGTCCGCCTATCGCAAGTTGGAGCGCGAGTTCTTCGACCTGAAGGACCAACTGGCCGCCAATCGCGATCTCCCCTCGCTGACCGCCTGCGCCCAAACGATCGAATTGATGGCCAACATCAACAACGTCAACGACGCCGAGGCCGCCACGGCGATGGGCGCTGACGGCGTGGGTCTCTACCGCACCGAGTACCTTTACCTGACGCATGAGAACGTTCCGGACGAAAAGGAACAGATCGACATCTATCGCAACGTCATCGAGTCGAGCCCCAACAAGAAGGTGACGATCCGCACGCTCGACATCGGCGGCGACAAGACGGTCGCCTACTTGGGACACAACCACAACGAAGCGAACCCGTTCATGGGTTGGCGAAGCGTCCGGCTCTCGTTTGAGCATCCCGAGTTCTTCATGTCGCAAATCCGGGCGATCCTGCAAGCCGGCACCAGCATCCAGGGAAGCGAAGTCCGGATGATGTTCCCTATGATCACGACGGTCGAAGAACTGCGCAAGGTTCGCAGCTTCGTCCGCCGCGCTCAGCGCCGCTTGGACGAAGAAGGTAAACCGTTCAGCCAAGTGAAAGTCGGCATGATGCTGGAAGTGCCGGCAGCCGCGATCGTGATTCGCTCGATGCTCGACCTGGTCGACTTCGTCTCGATCGGCTCCAACGATCTGGTGCAGTACCTAATGGCGGCTGATCGCGACAACCCGAAGGTCAGCAGTCTCTGCCAACCGCTCGCTCCGGCCGTCGTCCATACGCTGAACGACGTAATCCGGGCTTGCAACATGGCCCGCGTGCCGGTCACGCTATGCGGCGAGATGGCGGGCCAACCCCGGGCGTTCATCTTGTTGCTCGGCATGGGCCTACGCAGCTTCAGCATGAGCCCCGCGTTTATCCCGACGATCAAACAACTGGCGTCGCAGGTGACGATCGAGCGAACCGAATCGATGCTGGCTCGCGCCCTGCAAATGAAGACGACCAATCAGGTGAAACGCTACTTACGAATGGAGCTGGAGGACATCTCGCCTGATATCGCGAAGCTCGACACCGACGGCTAA